From a single Populus trichocarpa isolate Nisqually-1 chromosome 17, P.trichocarpa_v4.1, whole genome shotgun sequence genomic region:
- the LOC127904528 gene encoding protein PELPK1-like: MASVVNGFLQAVQSVDHGIFHSLHAILDSTKSCLQKLDSFFQLTKLRITLSFSDGEAARHLLQLPNLPSLPNLPKPTLPPFPSIPTLPQPTLPTLPATQPSLPKPPLPPLPSLPTMPAIPKVTLPPLPSMPSIPTIPTTIPSIPFLSPPPGN; the protein is encoded by the exons ATGGCCTCTGTTGTTAACGGTTTCCTCCAAGCTGTGCAATCTGTTGATCATGGAATCTTCCATTCGCTGCATGCCATCTTGGACTCCACCAAGTCCTGCCTCCAAAAGCTCGATTCATTCTTT CAGCTCACCAAGCTGCGTATCACTCTATCATTCTCGGATGGCGAAGCAGCTCGTCATCTCCTGCAGTTGCCCAATTTGCCTTCTCTACCGAATTTGCCTAAACCAACACTGCCGCCATTTCCTTCTATACCAACACTGCCGCAGCCCACATTGCCAACCTTGCCAGCCACTCAACCATCACTGCCTAAGCCTCCACTGCCTCCACTTCCCAGCCTGCCAACAATGCCTGCTATCCCCAAGGTCACCTTGCCTCCACTTCCAAGCATGCCTTCAATCCCCACCATCCCAACAACAATTCCCTCCATCCCCTTCCTCTCCCCACCTCCCGGAAATTAG